One Dehalococcoidia bacterium genomic window carries:
- a CDS encoding CoA transferase — translation MTRPDLDVEDEAEGALAVLTVLDLSEGVAGAFATKLLADYGATVIKVERPGRGDPTRRLGPFAGGAPHPERSALFLYLNTNKLGVTLDYTTPTGAAVLRRLMAECDGVVEDHPTRRRDDLGLSAEELIKAMPRLVITQVSAYGSSGAYASRPATNLTSFASGGQMAMCGDPDREPLLAGGYQAEYQLGLHAYAATLGALWHAAQTEHGQVVDVGGMEAMATTLELALSNYLYRNRPGAEPPPADSPFLSGPLRRGNAQSAAIGLYPCADGYVGVHAMARQMPALLELIGVQDEELGRDRLRRNDELSALIYAWAADMPKREAYRLAGEHRAPLAFVHDMRDLLESEHLRYRRALREVSHPEAGTLTYPRGPFEITGAPWREGRAPLLGEHNEEVLCEIAGIDRDDLIALAAAGVI, via the coding sequence GTGACGCGACCGGACCTGGACGTCGAGGACGAGGCCGAGGGAGCTCTCGCCGTCCTGACCGTCTTAGACCTCTCAGAGGGCGTAGCAGGGGCTTTCGCCACGAAGCTCCTGGCGGACTACGGGGCGACCGTGATCAAGGTCGAACGCCCCGGCCGGGGCGACCCTACACGCCGCCTGGGCCCCTTCGCCGGCGGTGCTCCGCACCCTGAGCGCAGCGCCCTCTTCCTCTACCTGAACACGAACAAGCTCGGCGTGACGCTGGACTACACGACGCCAACCGGCGCCGCCGTGCTGCGGCGTCTCATGGCAGAGTGCGATGGCGTTGTCGAAGACCACCCCACGCGCCGCCGCGATGACCTGGGCCTCTCGGCGGAGGAGCTGATAAAGGCGATGCCCCGCCTCGTGATCACACAGGTCTCGGCCTATGGCTCCAGCGGCGCCTACGCCAGCCGGCCGGCCACCAATCTCACCTCCTTCGCTAGCGGCGGTCAGATGGCCATGTGCGGCGATCCCGACCGTGAGCCTTTGCTCGCCGGCGGCTACCAGGCGGAGTACCAGCTCGGCCTGCACGCCTATGCGGCCACGCTCGGCGCCCTCTGGCACGCCGCCCAGACCGAGCACGGCCAGGTGGTCGACGTTGGCGGTATGGAAGCCATGGCAACGACCCTCGAGCTTGCGCTGTCGAACTATCTCTACCGCAACCGGCCCGGAGCCGAGCCGCCGCCCGCCGACAGCCCCTTTCTTAGCGGGCCGCTGCGCCGCGGCAATGCTCAGTCCGCCGCGATCGGCCTCTACCCCTGCGCGGACGGCTACGTGGGCGTGCATGCCATGGCCCGGCAGATGCCGGCGCTGCTGGAGCTCATCGGCGTTCAGGACGAAGAGCTCGGGCGCGACCGCCTGCGGCGCAACGATGAGCTCTCCGCGCTCATTTACGCCTGGGCCGCGGACATGCCCAAGCGCGAGGCGTATCGCCTCGCAGGGGAGCACCGCGCTCCTCTCGCCTTCGTCCATGACATGCGCGATCTCCTGGAGTCGGAGCACCTGCGCTATCGGCGCGCCCTGAGAGAGGTGTCGCACCCGGAGGCCGGGACGCTCACCTACCCGCGCGGACCATTCGAGATTACGGGAGCGCCCTGGCGGGAGGGACGCGCACCCCTGCTCGGCGAGCACAACGAGGAGGTGTTGTGCGAGATCGCCGGCATCGACCGCGACGACCTCATCGCGCTCGCAGCGGCGGGAGTGATATGA